CTGTTTTATTTGCAATAGTCTCCTCTTGTTTTTCATTCCTGAGATCTGATTTTATTCCGGGATAAAGTTCTTTCGCACTTTTGTAACCTCTTGCAATAGCTTTCAGCCTTTGACCCCTTGCCGGATGGGTGCTGGTGGTGTATTCTGTGGTCAAAGTCGAAATAGCTGACTGAGCCTCCTTCAAAGTTGCTCCGAGCTGATACATGACAAAACCTGCAAATTCGTCGGCTTCCAATTCTTTTTCATGCTCCGACCCACCAGATTTTATGGTGTGACCCTGCAAATGATGTCCGATTTCATGAGCTAAAATGCTCATTGCCGCCCAATCTGTTCGGGTAGCATCAGAAAGTTTTCCAATAAAATCCGGATCATAAACAATCAGCCTTTCACCATTTCTTGTTGCAGCAAAACAATTTTCAGTATTTGGGCATTCCATCACATAAAAGTTCTGTTTCAAGCCCGACCTTTTTACAATTTTTTCTACCGCCATGCTCACCTCAGGCCGACTGGAAAATGCCACCAAATCGCAAATTTCTCGTTCGTTTATAGTATTTCCATAATAGCTTTTTCCAATAATCAGGTTTGAATTTTGCTGTGCAAAACCATTCAAATTAAATATTATCAGGAAATAGAAAAGCAGGTTTCTGGGCATTTTGCAAAATTTTGTTTTCGATATTCCAAACGTTAATTCTCCTGAAATTATTGGATAAGCTTAAAAAATAAGATCCCAAACCCGGTCTAAATCATTCCAAATAATGTTTTTTTCAAAATTTTTAATAAGTTTGCTCCCTTAAGAACCTATGATTACAAATTTTCTCAAATGAACTCTCCGGATCAAAGCCCGTTTGATGTGTGGAGGAATAGCCATTTTGATTTAAAAATGGACTATACCGGCCATAAATCTTCTTTTGTGCATAACCTTATTCCGGAAATTGCAGTAAATCTTGGCGTTTTTGATATTCTGCAGATTTTTGCTCAAAAATTTGGCTCGGAAAACCTTAACCGGGCTCTGGACCCCAACCATAAAATCGAAAGTCCCGTAAAAAACAACGCTGATGGCTCCTGGTTGAAAACCTCAAACATGGTCGGGGTTAATATCAGGACAATAGGAAACTTTTTTAATCTTATAAAGTACCTCTTAACCATCGGCAGCAACCAGGATTCTGTACACATTTTGCCCATCTGGGAGCCCGGAGTAGTAGCGAGTTTATACGGAAAAATCAGTTGGAACATCAATCCTGAATTTTTCAGTCAGGAACTAAAAAATGCCATTCCGCACCTGGATACCCCTGCCAAACAGCTCAAAGTGGTTGTAAATCTCGTGCATTTAATGGGAAAAACTATCGGAATGGATGTGATTCCACATACCGACAGGTTTTCGGAGCTGGTCTTTCTTTATCCTGAAATTTTTGAATGGGCCGAAAGAAGCGGAGCTAAACTCCTGAATATAAGCTATGAAAATGCCGGAAAAGTTGAAAATGTAGTTTGGAAGTTTCTGGAAAAGAACGGCACAGCCAATGGCAGTTTTATTTCTTATTCAAAAGAATTCTTTTTTGATTTCAATAATCCATTACTCTCTGATGCCCAAAAACTGGAAGTCCTTTTTGGAAGAATAGAATACACAAATGGTCGCTTGCAAAGGAGACTTCAACTGATGCAGCAGGTTCTGTATGCTGGCTTTGAAACTTTGCCTGTCACCATGGCTCCTCCTTACAGATGTTTGCATCTGGTCGAAAACGACTATATCATGGATCAAATGGGTAATAAATGGTACAACTACCAGTTTGAAGAACCTGAAGGCATGTCGAGGGTCTTTGGCCCATTGACACGCTATAAATTTTACCATACCATAAGCGATACCGACCAAAATCTTGATTTTTCGAAACCAAATATTCCTGCATGGGAATACGTTTGCCGACAATATCTGGCTTGTCAACAGGAGTTTAATTTCGACTTTATGCGGGGTGATATGGCCCATGTGCAGCCCCGAAAAGATGGAGTTCCGAAGGAAATCGGGGAATATTATGATCCTTTAAAGGCAATCAAAAAATATGTTCAGAAAAACGGGGTGCCCTATTTTGGTTTCTTTGCCGAGACTTTTATCGCCCCGCCTGATAGTATGGGCTATGGGGTGGAAGAAGACCATCTGGAGGCAATCGAAGCTGACAGTACTCTAGGTGATTTACAGGCATCACCAGTTGGCTCAGAACTTTTCATGAAAAATCTTGAAAAATATCTGGAAATGGCTGAAACTCGGAAATTTGCTCCAAATTTCACGATGATAACTGCCGACAAAGACGATCCCCGTTTTGATGAGTTTTATAAAAAAGGTAATCATTTGAGGTATTTTGTGGGCACGTTTTTTCCTGAAATGCCATCCTATATGTCATTAGGCTTTGAAGTCAGAAATCCACATTTGGAGCGATCGATCAACGAAGAATATACCAAGCTGTATGTTTTCCAGATTACTGATGATGCCGAGACAGATAAGGTGACTCACGGCCCATTTGTCTGGGGGAAAAATTATGCATTTTTTCAGGAGATTGAAAAAATGAAAATGGTATTTGAAAAGCATTTTTTACAACAAAACCAAAATGATTTTGCCTGGATTAGCAAACCAAATAAAGAAAACTTTCTTATGAGCTGGAGTGTAGGTAATCTGATATTTGAAGCCGCTTTAAAACCTGACCTCCAACTTTTTTCGGTAGATAGTTCAACAATAATTTATTCCAGTCAGGATTTTTCTAAAGAACATTGGTGTAGGGTGAGCATTAATTCTGATTTATCCGGAAATTATTCATGATATTTTTATAATTATCTTGTGCTGTAAGACAAGTATCAACCAGATATTCTTTTACGTTTTGCCATTCCTGCAAGCCCCTGTAATAGAAAAATTTCAAGTCTTCAGTAATGATAAATGGAATAATATTATTTGCCAGGCATTCTTTGAATAGAATTAATCTTCCAACTCTACGGTTTCCATCCTGAAAGGGGTGTATCAGTTCAAATTTATGGTGAAAATCAATAATGTCAGTTAAAGTCTTTTCTCGTTTTTGATGATATTCTGAAAGTAACTCTTTCATTTTCACGTCAACTAATTCGGGTAAGCATGTTTCATTTCCACCTACTTCGTTGGGTAATTTTTTGTACCCGCCGACATTAAACCAATCTTTTCTTGCATCCGAAGTGCCTGATTTTAGAATATAGTGAAGATCTTTAATCATTGTCTCCGAAAGCTTAAAATTGGCCTTTTCTAAGATTAAGTCCACACATCGAAAATGGTTCGATGTTTCTATCACATCATCTACATTGGTGCTTTCAACCGTTGGACCAAGTGTATTGGTTTCAAAAATAAAACGGGTTTGATCATGGCTGAGCATACTCCCTTCTATGCGATTGGATGAGTAGGTGAGGTCAATTTGTGTGCGGTGATAAATACCTCCTTTGAGCTTCATTTCTTTTTGCTCTTTCAGGATTTTGAGCAAATGATTCTCTGATTTGTTTTGTCTAATTGTTTTGTCCGGCCATTCATAATCTTCTGGAATATTCCAAGTCTTTCCAGTCAAAAAAGCACCTTCTATTTTTCCTTTGACACAATTATATCTAACTGTTCTCTCCGGAACATTCCATTTTTTTGCAAAATCACTTACAGAGATATATTTCATTGGTAAACAGAAATAGCCATTTCCGGCAATATTTTTTCTAAAAATCCAATGTAAATATAGATTTTTTTGCCGGTATCGGCAAAATATTTAATTCGTCATTTCTAAAATATCTCCAGGCTGACACTCCAAAACATTGCAGATTAATGCCAGAGTTTCAAATCTTACTCCCTTTGCTTTTTGATTTTTTAGAATTGAAAGATTAACATTAGTCATTCCGGTTCTTTCTGCCAATTCATTTAATGACATTTTCCTCTTAGCCATCATAACATCAAGATTTACAACTATTTTCATATTCAAATGATGTTATCTAATTCGGATTTTATTTTAGATGATTTTGGCAAAAAGTCAATTATCATAAAAATTAAAAGACTGCAAAAAAGAAAAGCCGGTGAATTATAAATTGTTTTAAGAAAGAAATTAATAATGATAATCTCAGAATTTGAATTATTAACCAAAATGTCATTTAGTATCTCAACTAAACCTCTTAAGGGAATGATTACCAATAAAGCAATTGCAATAAACCGAAAATCTTTGATTTGACTTTCCTCAAAAAAACTCTCTTTTAAGTACACTTTCCTTAATTTTAGGACTTTGAAGGCTACTAAGAGGTAAATGCCAAAAATTAGGAGGTTTATGGCATAAAGTAAAAAAACGAAAAGACTAGATGTTCTAAATGCCACTTCAATGTTATAAATATGCAATCCAAGAATGGTTAGCACAAATACCGAAACAAAAAGTATAAGTAAATTAGTTAAAACAATATTTCTGTTCATAATCCATTTATTTAGGATACAAACATAAAATAGAATTAAAATAAAAACAAAGTTATTTAAAATATTATTTTAATTTTTTAAAATAAAAAATAAAAAAGTGTAGATCTCCTCAGACCTGCACTTTTCGTTTATTCCAATTTAAGAAATCAAATATACCTTTTCTCGATATCCTCCAGACTCAGGCCTTTGGTTTCGAAGACTACAAATTTTGCAAAGAATAAGCCCAAAAGAACTACAACCATGTAAATGAAGAAGATTCCACCGTTAGAACCCAATGAAGAAACACGCATTAAGGGAAATGAATAGGCTACCATGGCATCGAATATCCAGTGGTTAAAACTACCCATACTCGACGCAAAACCCCTGATTTTCAACGGGTAAATTTCAGAAATCAACAACCAGCCCAATGGACCAAGGCTGATGGCAAAGAAAATAATATAAGTATAAATACCACCAACCAACATGATTTGTCTTAACCCTTCAGGCAGATTGTCTTTCATCAAAAATGCCAGACCCACAGTGCCTAAACATACCGCTGTACCAATCAAACCTGTGTAAAGAATAGGCTTACGGCCCCATTTGTCGAGATAACGCATCCCGATGATGGTAGCCAATGAATTAATTACACCCACACCTACTGTAGCCAATGTGGCCTGAGAACTACTAAACATACCCTTGAAGATATCTGTAGAATAATAAATGATGGCATTGATACCCGAAAACTGCTGAATGGCAAAAATACCGACACCGATAAAAAGTGGAATTCTGAGGCGTTTTGAGAAAAATTCCTTCCATCCCCCTTTGTTTTTCTTCTCTTCTTCGATAATATCTCTGGTTTCCTGAAGCTCTTTTTGAGCGTCATCTGAGCTTCTCAATTTTTTCAATACCTCAATGGCCTCCGACTCCCTTCCTTTTGACAACAACCATCTCGGACTTTCGGGAATAAAAAACATCCCCACTAAAAGTAATATTGCAGGTATAAAACCCGCCCAAAACATCAACCTCCAGGAATTTTCGGCACCTTCAAAAATATATCCGACCAAATATGAGAGCAAAATACCCAATGTGATAGCCAGCTGAAAATAGGTAACCATCTGCCCTCTTTTTTCTTTGGGGGAAAGCTCAGCCAAATACAATGGAACTGTGGCCGCCACGATACCGATGGCTAAACCTAGCAACAACCGACCGAAAATGAGCATTCCCGGCGAAGTGGCGATTGCCGCTACGATAGAACCCAGCACAAACACGATTGATGCAATAATGTTGATTTTTTTTCGGCCTAAAATATCCGTCAAAAAACCAGAAAGAAATGGACCGAACATAGCACCGAAAAGTACTGCACTTACGACGTTGCTTTCCTGAGAAGGTGTTAAGGCAAACTGCTCTCTTATGGCCGGAAGTGCTACATTGATAACTCCGGTATCAAAACCAAACAGCAAACCGCCTGTGGCTGCAACCGAAGCAATGAAAATTAATAGTGAGTTTTTATTCATAGGTAAAATATTAAGTGTTAGTGAGGCAAATTAAGGATTTTTTGAAATATTTTAAGACTAAATCTGCTTTATTGCTCTCAATACTTCTCTTTTATGTGGTGGGCCGGGGTGTTTCTCAATCCTGAATCCTGACGCTTTGAGATTCCTTTGCACATAAGCTTTGGAACAATAGGTGGTAAGAATTCCATCGGGCACTAAAGAATCAAAAAGTTTTTTGAAAATTTTTTCAGTCCAAAGCTCGGGTTGAGCCTCAGGGGCAAAAGCATCATAATAAATCAGGTTGAAATCACTTCCTAAATCGACTTCTTCAAGGGATATTTTTTGCTTTTTAAAAATGAAAAAATCATTAATTTGTACTTCTACATTCCAGACTGATTGGTGAAATAACTTCAAATCATCTGGGAATTTTTCAAAAATATTGGCCTCAACCGGAAATTTCTCAATGCCAAAATAGCTCGTTTTTATTTTAAATTTTTCGGCAGAAAGAGCACTCAACCAGGAATTTAGTCCGGTACCAAAACCCATCTCGAAGATTTTTATATTTTCAAATTTTTCTGCTGCATAAGCAAAGCCTAATTCTAAAAAAATATGGTCAGATTCGGTCTTTGCACCAAACTTAGAGTGATAATGTTGGTTAAATTGCTCAGAAAAGAGTGTGATTGAGCCATCATCAGTTATTTTTACTTCCATTTCAAAATATTTGATTCAAATATAGTTTTTGAAACTCATTGAAATACCTTGGTGTTTCTATTATTTAAAGTAAAATCTCAAAAATATTGAATACTCAAAACTCCAGAATTGCATTAGCAAAAGTAGGAGGCTTTCCGAAGCTTTTTACCGACTATATTAGTAAACAACATCCAGAATTAATTGACTTTTATGATAATTTCCCTGATGTAGCAGGTTTCAGAAATCAAATAGCCGAAACGCATTTTCATTACAGAAAAGAACTCTCTGACGCCCTAAAACACCAATATTCAGGCACCGAAAACCCACCAGCAACTGATATTTTTCTAGATGAAAAAACATTTTGTGTAACCACAGGCCATCAACTCAATATCTTTACGGGTCCGCTGTATGTGATTTTTAAAATCATAAGCACTATCAATCTGGCTAAAAAACTCAAGGAGAATTTCCCTGATTACAACTTCGTGCCGGTATATTGGATGGCCACCGAAGATCATGATTTTGCAGAAATCTCAGGCTTTAACCTTTTCGGGCAAAAGCATATCTGGGAAACTACCCAGAAAGGTGCCGTAGGGCGTTTTGAATTGAATGGAATCAAAGACATATTGAATAAATTACCAGATTTGCCTGAAATATTCAAAAAGGCTTATTCCGAAAAAAGCAATTTGTCAGTAGCTGTAAGATATTATTTTCATGAGCTATTTGGCCATGAAGGTTTGGTTTGTATAGATGGTGATGACCCCGCACTGAAAAAGCTATTTATTCCCGTAATAAAAAAAGATATCCTCGAAAATGTTTCAGAAAATATTGTAAAAACTACTTCGGATAAATTGGAATTTTGGGGTTACAAAACCCAGATTCATGCCCGGAATATCAATTTTTTCTATTTGAAAGAAAATCTCCGCGAGCGAATTGAAAAAGATGGAGATATGTATAAAATTTTAAATTCTGATATTTCATTTTCAGAATCAGAAATTAATATCGAAATCGAAAACCATCCTGAACGCTTCAGCCCAAATGTGGTTTTGAGACCTGTGTATCAAGAGGTAATTTTGCCCAATCTCGCCTACCTGGGCGGCCCTTCTGAAGTGGCTTATTGGTTGCAGCTGGGTGATTTGTTCCATCACTTTGAGCAGCCATTCCCCATTGTTATGCCACGAAATTTTGGATTGGTAGTTAATCCTGCATCCCAAAAACGTATCGATAAGCTGGGTCTTACAGTTGAAGAGCTTTTTGAATCTGAAAATACATTGAAGGCCGATTATGTTAAAAAAAACTCAGAAAATACACTTGATTTTACGGAAGAAAACAATGCATTCTCCGAAATTTTTGAAAAAATATCAGAAAAGGCTGTAAAAGTTGACCCAACTCTGAAAGCGGTTGTAGAAGGTGAAAAAACCAAACTACTCAATGCTATTGGAAACATTGAAAAACGCCTTAAAAAATCGGAAGAGCGGAATTTTGAAACCGGTATCAATCAGATACTAGGATTAAAAGAAAAACTTTTCCCTGGTGGCGGATTACAGGAAAGAACCGAGAATTTCCTCAATTATTACATCAATGACCCTGAGTTTCTGGACAAAGTGAAAACGGCATTTGATCCGCTTAATTTTGAATTCAACATCATAAAAACGTAAAGGTATTGCCCTGGTTTTTATACTTTTGTAAAACTATTTTTCATAAAAATTGGAAAAAAATCTCAATAACCCCTGGCGAAAAACCGCATCTACTATTTACAAAAAACCTGTTGATTCTAAAATCCTCGGTTCGGTAGAGATTGATGTGACCGACGTGGAAGCATATATTTCACAAAAAAGAAAAGAGGGCCTGAAGATAACCTTGACTCATTTTTTTCTCCTTGCCACTGCCAGAGCCGTAAAAACCGAAGTTCCTGAGCTAAACACTTATGTAAAACGCGGTAACATTTACAGCTATCCGAGCCTGGACGCTACTGTCAGCGTTTTATTGCCTGATGGAGAAATGAGCTCCATAAAAGTGCATGCTATCGATACCTTTAACCTCAGAGAATCAGTGGATTTACTATCTGAAGCTATAAAAAACACCCGGAAAGGCTCAGAAAACAAAACCATGAAAATGAAACACAAGCTGGCAGAATTTCCATGGCCAATCAGAGGCTGGATTTATAAAACAATAAAAACCATTCTAACAGATTGGGGAATTTCGTTACCTTTTTTAGGTATGACCAATAATACTTTCGGCTCTTTTATATTTTCTAATATCGGGACATTAGGGCTCGACAATGGTTACCCTGCTCTTATGCCCACCGCAAATGTGTCTTTTGTGATGATAATGGGTGGGGTGAGAAAAAAACCTTGGGTGGTTAATGATGAGATTGTTCCCCGAAAAATAATTACCCTTGGAGCTGCTCTTGACCATCGTGTAGTTGATGCCTCCCATGCCGGAAAGCTTTTTAAAGTACTGAAATATTACGTTGCTCATCCGGAAAAACTGGAAGAGCATCTCTGATTATTTCATTTCCAGATATTTTTGAAAAATCAAAGCAATCATGGCTGTCGTATAGGCGTCTGACTCCCAAAACAATATATTCTTGATTACGCTCCCCCCGGAAAAGAAAACTCCACCATCCCAGTGTAAGCCTTCAAGTGTGTTTTTTTTGTTTTTCAAAAGAAAATTCATTGCCCTGTCAATGTTCTCCTTCGGGATGTCAAATCCTTTATTTCTGAGGACAATCATTGCATAAAGGGCATTCGCGGTAGATTGTATTTTATCAAAATGGTTAATATAACTCCTGCTTACAAAGCTTCCATCTGCCTGTTGTTTTTTGATAATATCTTCTTCCAAAATTTTACAAGCTGGTCGTAGCCCTTCAATACCATCTTCAAATGCCCTGGCAATTGCAAAATGTGTATGAAAAGCATTGGAATAATATACCGATGTGTTTTGCCAATTGCTTATTTTTAATCTTTTTTCAATCATTTTTATGGCATCTTTTGCCGATTGGCTTTCAATATCTTGTCCTGATTTTTTGAGATAATGCAGCACATTGGCATTTACTACTATATCAATGTCATTGGCTCCAAACGGCACCCAGGGTTTATATGCTTTGGGCCCGGCTGAACTTCCGGGAACAAAAATCAGCAATACATTGAATGCGGTTTTTACTACTGACCACTGCCCATATTCATGTTCAGGATGCAACCAGGTCATGAAAGCACCAGAATTTTTGTCATTATGAAAAACAAAATTAAACCAGTTAATATTATACCGGTCTTTGTCCAGGTGGTCTTCGAAAACATCAATTTTAGTTAATTTATTTTTTGACCCAAAAATTTCGTTTTGATATAATTTGGCAAGATTTCCCAGTGAAGTATCATCTGCATCAGCGGGTACGTTGGCGAGTTTATTGATAAATCTGTTTTTTAGCCTGAAAGTCGTTGGTCTTCTTACCAGAGGTTGTGGAGATGGTTCCAAAAATAGTTTGATTTTTCTGTTTGGAGGAAGATTTTTCCAAAAGTAATAAAGGCCATCTTCTTCATATGACTGAATTTCTGAAAATGCAGATTTTAATATCGGCAAAATATCCTTTCTGGTAGTATCAGCAAGATAGATTTCACTCAAAAAGTCATGTATTGATGCCACGGTAAATCCATTGGAATCACGGGCTTTTTGTTTATTACCCATAAAAAAATAAGGAGATGTCATATCCATATAAACAGGCCATTCTCCACGATACTTTTGGGCAAATACAGTTTCTCTTTCTTGGTTATTTTGTAGAAAGACTATTGCTGAATCTATTTGATTTTTTACAAAAAGTGTATCAATCTGGACGTTTTGTCCAAATGATTGAATAGAAATAATGAAAATTAACCATCTCATTATTTGCCGAGATGAAATATTTACTACCCTCTAAGTTGTTTTAGAGCCTGATTTGAAAAAACAAATTCATCCAGCTCTTTGATATCAGATTTTAAAATGCTTTTGCTATCTCCTTCCCAGAGTTTTTTCCCTTTGTATAGAAACATAATCTTATCGCCGATAGTAAGCACCGAGTTCATATCGTGTGTAATTACGACAGTTGTAATGTCAAAATCGTCGGTGATTTCCTTTATCAACTCATCAATTTTTATAGAGGTCAAAGGATCCAGTCCACTGTTTGGCTCATCACAAAACAGGTATTTGGGATTCAAAACAATCGCACGTGCTATTCCCACTCTTTTTTTCATTCCTCCCGAAATCTCTGATGGCATTTTGGGTCCAACACCGTCCAGACCAACTTTGTGCAGGCAGAATTCCACCCTGTCCCGTTTTTCTGATTCAGGCATATTGGTGAGCATGTCCAAAGGAAACTTCACATTATCCTGAACATTTTTTGAATCGAAAAGTGCCCCACCCTGAAACAACACGCCCATTTCACGCCGAAGGTCTTTTCTTTCTTTTTCTTCCATGCCCAAAAACTCCCTGCCATCATATATCACCTCGCCTTTTTCCGGCTCCACAAGATCAAGCATGCATTTCAGCAACACACTTTTCCCTGTTCCACTCGCACCAATCACCAATGAGGTTTCTCCTTTTTTAAATACTCCGGAAATGTCGTCCAGGACAACCTTCCCTTTAAAAGCTTTGCTTATATTTTTTATCTCGATCATGTCAGAAGTTCAGCTAGTAAATAATCGGCTACCAAAACCGCAATACAACTGTTGGTAACCGCTGCAGTGGACGACTGCCCCACTTCAAGAGCCCCGCCGGAAGTATGATAACCCTTGTAGGCCGCAATTGTGGCAATCAGAAATCCAAATACTGCGGATTTTATAATCGAAATCACCACGTTAAAGGGCATAAAAGAGTACCTGATTCCGTAAATATATTGTTCTGGGGTTAAAATTCCCGTAAGCGTACCCGCAAGGTATCCCCCAAAAATGCCAAGAAAACCTGAAAACACAGCTAAAATTGGGAATGTAAGCACCGCTGCAGCCACTTTGGGTAAAACCAGGTAGGACACGGAATTTATCCCCATTACTTCCAGTGCATCAATTTGTTCGGTTATTTTCATGGTTCCCAATTCTCCGGCGATATTGCTACCGACTTTCCCGGCCAAAACCACGCACATAAGTGTAGAGGAAAGCTCCAACAATGTCATGTCTCTCACAATATTACTTACCACATATTTGGGAATTATCGGACTTACCAGGTTGGCATAAGTCTGCACGCAGGTAACAGCTCCAATAAACAGGGCTACAATTGAAATAATTACCAATGAGCCAACGCCCAATGAAACGCACTCATCCAAAAACCTGTTCCAATAAACTTTGGCAGCTTCCCGGCGGGTAAACATCTCAGACAGAAACAAGAAAAATTTTCCTAATATCTTTAACATGCTCTCTCCTCTTATTTTCTTTTTTTACAAAGGTAACGAATCAAACCTTATTTATTTTTTTCATAAATGAAATTTAGTGTTACATTTTTTTGTAATTTATTTATCTAAAATCATGTTGTTTTAAAATAAACTTCATCTAAGACAATTTATCAAAAAAAACAGAAATGGAAAAATTGGCGGTTGTAAGCGGCGGAAGCAGGGGGATAGGAAAGGCTATTGTCAGAAAACTAGCAGAAAATGGCTTTGATGTGGCGGTTTGTGGCAGAATTGCCGATTCCCTTTCAGCACTTAAATATGAAATCT
The sequence above is a segment of the Cytophagaceae bacterium genome. Coding sequences within it:
- a CDS encoding M48 family metalloprotease, translating into MPRNLLFYFLIIFNLNGFAQQNSNLIIGKSYYGNTINEREICDLVAFSSRPEVSMAVEKIVKRSGLKQNFYVMECPNTENCFAATRNGERLIVYDPDFIGKLSDATRTDWAAMSILAHEIGHHLQGHTIKSGGSEHEKELEADEFAGFVMYQLGATLKEAQSAISTLTTEYTTSTHPARGQRLKAIARGYKSAKELYPGIKSDLRNEKQEETIANKTENIVIETEVVDAPKRTKGCIEGTCFEGYGEAINSKTNEKYAGEWHMGKRSGKGKEYYKDGKIKFEGNFVNGVYSGQGKYFFKNGEKYSGSFVNGIMHGQKSTFSYRNGDRVIVDYINGKKEGKAKIIYYGGVEGTAFYKNDKEIR
- a CDS encoding sugar porter family MFS transporter — encoded protein: MNKNSLLIFIASVAATGGLLFGFDTGVINVALPAIREQFALTPSQESNVVSAVLFGAMFGPFLSGFLTDILGRKKINIIASIVFVLGSIVAAIATSPGMLIFGRLLLGLAIGIVAATVPLYLAELSPKEKRGQMVTYFQLAITLGILLSYLVGYIFEGAENSWRLMFWAGFIPAILLLVGMFFIPESPRWLLSKGRESEAIEVLKKLRSSDDAQKELQETRDIIEEEKKNKGGWKEFFSKRLRIPLFIGVGIFAIQQFSGINAIIYYSTDIFKGMFSSSQATLATVGVGVINSLATIIGMRYLDKWGRKPILYTGLIGTAVCLGTVGLAFLMKDNLPEGLRQIMLVGGIYTYIIFFAISLGPLGWLLISEIYPLKIRGFASSMGSFNHWIFDAMVAYSFPLMRVSSLGSNGGIFFIYMVVVLLGLFFAKFVVFETKGLSLEDIEKRYI
- the bshC gene encoding bacillithiol biosynthesis cysteine-adding enzyme BshC, producing the protein MNTQNSRIALAKVGGFPKLFTDYISKQHPELIDFYDNFPDVAGFRNQIAETHFHYRKELSDALKHQYSGTENPPATDIFLDEKTFCVTTGHQLNIFTGPLYVIFKIISTINLAKKLKENFPDYNFVPVYWMATEDHDFAEISGFNLFGQKHIWETTQKGAVGRFELNGIKDILNKLPDLPEIFKKAYSEKSNLSVAVRYYFHELFGHEGLVCIDGDDPALKKLFIPVIKKDILENVSENIVKTTSDKLEFWGYKTQIHARNINFFYLKENLRERIEKDGDMYKILNSDISFSESEINIEIENHPERFSPNVVLRPVYQEVILPNLAYLGGPSEVAYWLQLGDLFHHFEQPFPIVMPRNFGLVVNPASQKRIDKLGLTVEELFESENTLKADYVKKNSENTLDFTEENNAFSEIFEKISEKAVKVDPTLKAVVEGEKTKLLNAIGNIEKRLKKSEERNFETGINQILGLKEKLFPGGGLQERTENFLNYYINDPEFLDKVKTAFDPLNFEFNIIKT
- a CDS encoding ABC transporter permease → MLKILGKFFLFLSEMFTRREAAKVYWNRFLDECVSLGVGSLVIISIVALFIGAVTCVQTYANLVSPIIPKYVVSNIVRDMTLLELSSTLMCVVLAGKVGSNIAGELGTMKITEQIDALEVMGINSVSYLVLPKVAAAVLTFPILAVFSGFLGIFGGYLAGTLTGILTPEQYIYGIRYSFMPFNVVISIIKSAVFGFLIATIAAYKGYHTSGGALEVGQSSTAAVTNSCIAVLVADYLLAELLT
- a CDS encoding 2-oxo acid dehydrogenase subunit E2 codes for the protein MEKNLNNPWRKTASTIYKKPVDSKILGSVEIDVTDVEAYISQKRKEGLKITLTHFFLLATARAVKTEVPELNTYVKRGNIYSYPSLDATVSVLLPDGEMSSIKVHAIDTFNLRESVDLLSEAIKNTRKGSENKTMKMKHKLAEFPWPIRGWIYKTIKTILTDWGISLPFLGMTNNTFGSFIFSNIGTLGLDNGYPALMPTANVSFVMIMGGVRKKPWVVNDEIVPRKIITLGAALDHRVVDASHAGKLFKVLKYYVAHPEKLEEHL
- a CDS encoding Fic family protein; its protein translation is MKYISVSDFAKKWNVPERTVRYNCVKGKIEGAFLTGKTWNIPEDYEWPDKTIRQNKSENHLLKILKEQKEMKLKGGIYHRTQIDLTYSSNRIEGSMLSHDQTRFIFETNTLGPTVESTNVDDVIETSNHFRCVDLILEKANFKLSETMIKDLHYILKSGTSDARKDWFNVGGYKKLPNEVGGNETCLPELVDVKMKELLSEYHQKREKTLTDIIDFHHKFELIHPFQDGNRRVGRLILFKECLANNIIPFIITEDLKFFYYRGLQEWQNVKEYLVDTCLTAQDNYKNIMNNFRINQN
- a CDS encoding ATP-binding cassette domain-containing protein, yielding MIEIKNISKAFKGKVVLDDISGVFKKGETSLVIGASGTGKSVLLKCMLDLVEPEKGEVIYDGREFLGMEEKERKDLRREMGVLFQGGALFDSKNVQDNVKFPLDMLTNMPESEKRDRVEFCLHKVGLDGVGPKMPSEISGGMKKRVGIARAIVLNPKYLFCDEPNSGLDPLTSIKIDELIKEITDDFDITTVVITHDMNSVLTIGDKIMFLYKGKKLWEGDSKSILKSDIKELDEFVFSNQALKQLRG
- a CDS encoding helix-turn-helix transcriptional regulator, which translates into the protein MKIVVNLDVMMAKRKMSLNELAERTGMTNVNLSILKNQKAKGVRFETLALICNVLECQPGDILEMTN
- the mnmD gene encoding tRNA (5-methylaminomethyl-2-thiouridine)(34)-methyltransferase MnmD, with protein sequence MEVKITDDGSITLFSEQFNQHYHSKFGAKTESDHIFLELGFAYAAEKFENIKIFEMGFGTGLNSWLSALSAEKFKIKTSYFGIEKFPVEANIFEKFPDDLKLFHQSVWNVEVQINDFFIFKKQKISLEEVDLGSDFNLIYYDAFAPEAQPELWTEKIFKKLFDSLVPDGILTTYCSKAYVQRNLKASGFRIEKHPGPPHKREVLRAIKQI